Sequence from the Paenibacillus riograndensis SBR5 genome:
GCCGTATGGGTCATCGAATGAGCCGTAATGCATACTGCCACATCCGATTTGGCCATCGCTTCGGCAATAGCGGCCGGCGGCTCTTCGCCGGACCGGGTCCGTTCCTTCATAATCATCAGCACTGTCTCGGCACCAAGCCGTTTGCCTGCTTCGTAGACCGATTCTGCAAGCTCCCGCTTGTCGTCATCCGCAACTACAACAAGCTGCTCATGGCTGCCAAGCCCCAGACAGTCCTTCAGGACATTCATACTGATTGTGATCCGTTGTTCACTCATGTTAACTTCCTCCTGATTACACCATTTCAGCGATCAGCTTCCCCATCAGCGCATTGGACAGCACGACAGGGACCCCGGCTGATGCCGCCCACTGTCTATGCTGCTCCAGATAGCCCATACAGTCAAGTACAATCACATCTGCCCGGTCCTTCAGCTTCTCTGCCGCCGCACGGAAATCGGCTTCGCTTCCGGTATATGGGGAGACGGCGGCAAAAGGAAGGGCACTGCCTGACGCGGCAAACTTCTCGTTCAGGTTCTGCTCCTGCTCGGGCAAGGGGCCGATCAGGCCCAGGCGGCGCTTGCCGGTCAAAGCCTGCACCACCGGAGGAATAATCCGGTCCGGCTCGATCAAATGCGCCCGGACTGTGCGCAGACCCGGGAACTCGCCGGTACAAAGCAGCAGAATCGTCTTAATTCCTGATGCTTCCATGGCATCAATTTTCCCTTGGAGAACGGACTTTATCCGTTCTCTGGAGACAACAGCGGCCGAGCCGTCCCGCATCCGGGAGGTCAGGACATATTCTCCTTCACCGGGAGTGTAATATTCCCGGACCTGTGCCGGAGTGAAGCCGTCCAGCACCCCGGACTGAACCAGCTCCGCACGTCCCTCCAGGTATTTTTCCAGGATGGGTGCCACATCGGTCCTCGGGGCTTGCCCAATGGTAATCAGCCCTATTTGCTTCAACCTTGCTCCCTCCTTACGCCTCTGCTCCGGCCCCGTCTCATCGCTAAGAATGGATGCGCACCACATCAGGCAGTCGGGACCGCTGGCTTGCCGGAGGTCTGCAGTACTTTCATAGAGCCGTACAGCTCTGTAATGCGCTTGAATTCGGCAGGGTTATAGAACGAGCACAGGCCTTGGGTGAATTCCTTCGCCGTCTCAATGGCAAAACGGACCGCCGACGCGATATCGACCTCATGGCTGGCACCGGTTCCGCAGCCCGGAACCATGGACTCAGCGGTAATCGCCAGACCGACCACTGGAGCATCCGTAGCCACGGCAGGCTGAAGAATCGAATTAATATGGTAGAGGTCATTGCCGTATGGGGTGATGTCCTGGGTCGTCACCGGAAAGGTCACCGGAAGCCGGCCGGTCGTCATTTCCAGAAGCCGCAGCAGGTCTTCGCTCACCCGCAGGATGTAGCCTTCCTTGACGGTAGGCGAAATCGCAATTCCTTTATGATTGATCACGCGGTTGCCTTTGGTGGTGTCAATGGACAGAACGGCTTCCATCTCCGGAAGCACCTCATGCTCATTCATCTGCAGAATATCGACCGGAGAGTCCATGAAATCCACCGGCTCATGCGGCAGGGTCGGCGCATCCGGGCAAATATGTGTCGTGACCAGCACATCGCCTTTCAGAACATCCCCTTTGGACTGCATGTCGGCCAGCTTCAGCGCCGAAGCTACCGCCGCCACCGCGCCGTCCGCATCCGAGACAATCCCGATCCGCCCGGGACGCGCCCCG
This genomic interval carries:
- a CDS encoding AroM family protein — its product is MKQIGLITIGQAPRTDVAPILEKYLEGRAELVQSGVLDGFTPAQVREYYTPGEGEYVLTSRMRDGSAAVVSRERIKSVLQGKIDAMEASGIKTILLLCTGEFPGLRTVRAHLIEPDRIIPPVVQALTGKRRLGLIGPLPEQEQNLNEKFAASGSALPFAAVSPYTGSEADFRAAAEKLKDRADVIVLDCMGYLEQHRQWAASAGVPVVLSNALMGKLIAEMV
- a CDS encoding DUF1177 domain-containing protein: MALHQTITVLNTMDSAFVNGEQIRQLFAAYPAVQVEVRKVEGDKGSTEFVKITIPGSEGKGAGGNAPTFGIVGRLGGIGARPGRIGIVSDADGAVAAVASALKLADMQSKGDVLKGDVLVTTHICPDAPTLPHEPVDFMDSPVDILQMNEHEVLPEMEAVLSIDTTKGNRVINHKGIAISPTVKEGYILRVSEDLLRLLEMTTGRLPVTFPVTTQDITPYGNDLYHINSILQPAVATDAPVVGLAITAESMVPGCGTGASHEVDIASAVRFAIETAKEFTQGLCSFYNPAEFKRITELYGSMKVLQTSGKPAVPTA